The DNA window CTTCCCTTTGCGCTCACAGAAAAAGGGGAGAGTTACAGGCATGAGCTGGAGCGGCTGCTGGCAGAGTTTGATCTGGGCATAGAAGCGCAGTTAGAAATCGGCAATACGGAGACGATCATGCATATGGTGGAAGCTGGATTTGGCGCCTCGTTCCTGCCTCGCTTCTCGGCGAGAAAAGCGCTGGAACTTGGGAGTGTCCGTAAAATTGAGACGGATCTACCTTCGCTGACAATGTGGACCCAGATGTATTACCATAAGAATAAATGGATTTCTCCCCAGATGGAAGCTTTTATCAGAGTGGTCAGAGAATATTTTGCCCAGGATATGCGGGAAGCGGGAGAGCCTGGAGAAGGAAAGAAAGGAGAAGACGAGAGGATATGATAGAATGTATAGCTGTAGGGATGGGAGGATTTTTGGGAGCGGTCTGCAGATATCTGATCGGTCTGATCCCGATAAGAGAAGGATGTCTGTTCCCAGTAAAAACATTTTTGATCAATATCACAGGATGTTTTGCTATCGGGCTGATCTCTGCCCTGGCGGTGAAAAGTAGCTCGCTAAATCCCAGGCTGGTCCTTTTTCTGAAAGCAGGGGTCTGCGGAGGATTTACTACATTTTCCTCCTTTGCTTTAGAAACGGGCGATTTGGCCAGAAGCGGAAATCTAAAGATCGCGCTGGCTTATTGTATCCTGAGCGGAGCGCTGGGGGTGGCCGCTGTATTTGCGGGACAGGCGGCGGTGAGATAGATGGGAATAGAGATAAAACAAAAAGAAAATAGAAGGGAATGTGTGTAAGATGTTGATCAGACAAGAACGAAAGGAAGATTATAAAGAAGTCTACGAACTGATCCGGGAGGCTTTCGCCTCGGCGGAACACGCGGACGGCAACGAGCAGGATCTGACGGAGGCTTTGAGAAAGGGAAACGCATTTATCCCAGAACTGTCTTTGGTGGCGGAA is part of the Lachnospiraceae bacterium KGMB03038 genome and encodes:
- the crcB gene encoding fluoride efflux transporter CrcB, yielding MIECIAVGMGGFLGAVCRYLIGLIPIREGCLFPVKTFLINITGCFAIGLISALAVKSSSLNPRLVLFLKAGVCGGFTTFSSFALETGDLARSGNLKIALAYCILSGALGVAAVFAGQAAVR